The segment AGGGTGTCCGCCCCCTCGCCAGTGATAATCACCCCACTCCGCCCCGTCTCCAGGCGCACCAGGTTGAACAGTTCCAGGGCCATTCCCAGGCAGTCAAAGCCCGGCCCCAAGTTAGCGGTGGTGGCCGGCACGCGGACCTCTACCCGGCGTTTGAGCATCGGGGCCTCCTGTGGTTTCCTACCTTATCTCAGGCGGGATGGAGCCTCCCCCAGGGGTGAGGATGGGAGTGCCGCACGGCGTTGACAATCCTTTCCGCGACGCCTCACGGTGCCTGGTGGTGTCCAAGGGGTAATGGTGAGTGCGTCTTCTGTGCTGAGAGTATAGCAGGAGACCCGTTAGGGACGGCGCAGGAGAGACCAGGCCAGAAGGCCCAGGGCGTTCAGGAGGGTGTGGGCCACCACCGGCCCCGCCAAGGTCCCCGTACCCCAGCGCAGGCCCCCTAGGAGCAATCCCCCCAGGAAGGTGCCTCCCAGGCCCCCCGCCCACTGCCACACCAGGGGCCCCAGGCCGTGCACCTCGTGGGCACGCAGGCGCACCAGAATAGGCCCGATGTGCCACAGGGCGAAGGCTCCCGCGCTGAATAGAAGGGCGTGCAAGGGTGAAAGGCGTTGGGCCACCAGCCCAAACACCACGCCCCGGAAGGCCACCTCTTCAAAGAGGGCGGTGCCGAGGGGGATGCGCAGGAGCACGTGGTAGGCCAGGGAGGCGGGACTAGAGGGGGCATCGGGAGGGGCGAAGGACTGGGCAGGCCCCGGGAGGCGGGGGAGCAGGAACGCCCCCACCAGGGCGGGAAGGCCAAGGACAAGCCCCACCAGGGCACCCCATCCCAGACTGGCCCCCAGCCCTTTACCGCTCCATCCCATCCCCTCCCAGGACAGTCCCAGCCCCCAGCGGGCCACCCCCATCAGGAGGAGCCCCACCCCCAAGTTCAAGGGGACATACACCCGCTCGTGGAGGCGTCCCGCAAAAAAGGGCAGGAGGTTATACCCCACCAGGAAGAGGGCTATTGCAAGGGGCCACAGCATTCGTGCCCTCCCCCTGCCTGCACGCCCCCCGTGGGGGCCTGGCCGGGGGTGTGCTAATAAGTGGAGGCAAAGTCCCCCAACTTACCCGTGACCAGGAAGATGACCCGCTCGCCGATGTTGGTGGCGCGGTCAGCGGTGCGCTCCAAGTTGTGGGCTACCCACAACAGGTAAGTAGCCCGCTGAATGGTCTTGGGGTCCTGAATCATAAAAGTCAGCAACTCCCGGTAGACCTGGTCGTAGAGGGCGTCCACCTCGTCGTCGTCCTTGCACACCTGGATGGCCTTGTCCACATCCCTCTGCACCAGGGCATCCAGGCTGTCGCGCATCATGCGGGTGGCCCGCTCTGCCATGCGGGGGATGTCAATGAGGGGTTTGATGGGGGGATCCTCCCCCATCATCAGGCTGATCTTGGCGATGCCCTCGGCGTAGTCGCCCATGCGCTCCAGTTCATTACAAATGTACAGGATGGCCACGATGGTGCGCAGGTCGCGGGCCATGGGCTGTTGGGTCGCGATGAGGTCGATGCATCGCTCCTCAATCTCGTAGCGCTTCTGGTCAATCAGGGTATCGCCCTCAATGATGCGGCGGGAGGTCTCCAAGTCGCGGCGCTTCAAGGCGTCCACGGCCTTCAGGAGGGCCTTCTCCACCATACTGCCC is part of the Dehalococcoidia bacterium genome and harbors:
- the phoU gene encoding phosphate signaling complex protein PhoU produces the protein MTLGYRTDFQRLLQALQDDVLTLGSMVEKALLKAVDALKRRDLETSRRIIEGDTLIDQKRYEIEERCIDLIATQQPMARDLRTIVAILYICNELERMGDYAEGIAKISLMMGEDPPIKPLIDIPRMAERATRMMRDSLDALVQRDVDKAIQVCKDDDEVDALYDQVYRELLTFMIQDPKTIQRATYLLWVAHNLERTADRATNIGERVIFLVTGKLGDFASTY
- a CDS encoding CPBP family intramembrane metalloprotease, whose product is MLWPLAIALFLVGYNLLPFFAGRLHERVYVPLNLGVGLLLMGVARWGLGLSWEGMGWSGKGLGASLGWGALVGLVLGLPALVGAFLLPRLPGPAQSFAPPDAPSSPASLAYHVLLRIPLGTALFEEVAFRGVVFGLVAQRLSPLHALLFSAGAFALWHIGPILVRLRAHEVHGLGPLVWQWAGGLGGTFLGGLLLGGLRWGTGTLAGPVVAHTLLNALGLLAWSLLRRP